In Amycolatopsis methanolica 239, a single genomic region encodes these proteins:
- a CDS encoding ThuA domain-containing protein, whose translation MRYRRVHEPNRSRRRFRRVLAQLCGLVLLTAVPVLPALAAPAPAPQQQQQAPDPIRVLVFHGPSDRQADPVGTAAAAVQELGRTGGFQADVAADPAVFTPANLARYRGIVFLSANSVTLSAAQEDALKAFVAAGNGFVGVHDAARAQSTSDWFTGLIGTRPATSPDSVQQAVVDVTDRQHPANAGLPLNWTRSDQWLNWSPNPVGQVHTIAQVEEWKYQPGQGGNGAFHPVSWCRDYSGGRSFYTGMGRTVESWTTDQLFRGHLLGAIRWTTGMVRGDCKATIASNYTVERLTKPNQPGQLDQIGEPHGLTIAPDGKVFYIGKAACPSGPIVDWNDPNVGLGCGTIHQWDPKTKQVKLLTTLPVMGNRGSGDELVKNEEGLVGMTLDPDFARNGWFYVYWMPHESIDREKRIGQRTVSRFTYDAARQTIDQATRKDLLHWPAQIHSCCHAGGGMAFDDAGNLYIGVGDNNSSGGSDGYSGNNWTAEYQGTSFQDARRTSGNTNDLNGKILRIHPEPDGTYTIPQGNLFTGAEEGGGKTRPEIYVMGVRNIARLAVDRQHDWLTAGWVGPDAGAPNPELGPAKYETATVLTSAGNQGWPYCMGNRQPYRDRSNTDASVLTGWYDCDNLKNTSPRNTGLVDIPPARDNAIWYSPQGGGPVYPARADGSGVPSYVESEATYTEPYLKGGGQAVMSGPTYHRAEVNTASGVAWPAYWEDKWLIGDESNGNNRIAVTLDPARVPAQGAPAFAEDLRQIIKGGGGDTGLQSWMDAKFGPDGALYLLDYAGGFFSLDPNQKLLRITYHGGAATPAPESATVGATTQAGPMTMAFNSAKAGGVAWRWDFGDGTTSTEANPQHTYLRGGTYYATLEVTYADGTKATANLPVTVSCPAPDARQKVWILDSETAVPNRNIGLGCTINDLVDDERPWASHDAFTTYATDVATKLRGFGLLSDKEASQLIRAASASQVGRSTAYEWLFDGTSMNGWSQAPDGRFDLQPDGTLHSAGGMGMLWYSGKAFGDFSVRLQFRDVAPAGDRANSGVFTRFPDVRTPLEQRPPGSCGTVGSARTSQAWVAIYCGQEIQINDNTAGDAQKTGSVYNFSQVGLDRAMPTPKGVWNDYEVRVTGQHYTIIRNGVVINEFDNTPGKQSSRAGDPPTDLRQFFSGFIGLQNHSDRDVIEFRNIRVRQL comes from the coding sequence ATGCGCTACCGACGTGTCCACGAACCGAACCGGTCCAGACGCCGGTTCCGCCGGGTGCTGGCCCAGTTGTGCGGGCTGGTCCTGCTCACCGCCGTGCCCGTGCTGCCCGCACTCGCGGCGCCGGCACCCGCGCCGCAGCAACAACAACAGGCACCCGACCCCATCCGGGTCCTGGTCTTCCACGGCCCGTCCGACCGCCAGGCCGACCCGGTCGGCACCGCAGCCGCGGCGGTCCAGGAACTCGGCCGCACCGGCGGGTTCCAGGCCGACGTGGCCGCCGACCCCGCCGTCTTCACCCCGGCCAACCTGGCCCGCTACCGCGGGATCGTGTTCCTGTCCGCCAACTCCGTCACGCTCAGCGCCGCGCAGGAGGACGCGCTCAAGGCGTTCGTCGCCGCGGGCAACGGGTTCGTCGGCGTCCACGACGCCGCCCGCGCTCAGTCCACATCAGACTGGTTCACCGGCCTGATCGGCACCCGGCCCGCCACCAGCCCCGATTCGGTGCAGCAGGCCGTGGTCGACGTGACCGACCGGCAGCACCCCGCCAACGCGGGCCTGCCGCTGAACTGGACCCGCTCCGACCAGTGGCTGAACTGGAGCCCGAACCCGGTCGGCCAGGTGCACACGATCGCGCAGGTCGAGGAGTGGAAGTACCAGCCGGGCCAGGGCGGCAACGGCGCCTTCCACCCGGTGTCCTGGTGCCGCGACTACTCCGGCGGCCGTTCCTTCTACACCGGCATGGGCCGCACCGTCGAGAGCTGGACCACCGACCAGCTCTTCCGCGGCCACCTGCTCGGTGCGATCCGCTGGACCACCGGCATGGTGCGCGGCGACTGCAAGGCCACGATCGCCTCGAACTACACCGTGGAGCGGCTCACCAAGCCGAACCAGCCGGGCCAGCTCGACCAGATCGGCGAACCGCACGGCCTGACCATCGCCCCCGACGGCAAGGTGTTCTACATCGGCAAGGCCGCCTGCCCGTCCGGGCCCATCGTGGACTGGAACGACCCGAACGTCGGCCTCGGCTGCGGCACCATCCACCAGTGGGACCCGAAGACGAAGCAGGTCAAACTGCTCACCACACTGCCGGTGATGGGCAACCGCGGCAGCGGTGACGAGCTGGTCAAGAACGAGGAAGGCCTGGTCGGCATGACGCTCGACCCGGACTTCGCGCGCAACGGCTGGTTCTACGTCTACTGGATGCCGCACGAATCCATCGACCGGGAGAAGCGGATCGGCCAGCGCACGGTGTCCCGCTTCACCTACGACGCCGCGCGGCAGACCATCGACCAGGCCACCCGCAAGGACCTGCTGCACTGGCCGGCCCAGATCCACAGCTGCTGCCACGCCGGCGGCGGCATGGCCTTCGACGACGCGGGCAACCTCTACATCGGCGTCGGCGACAACAACTCCTCCGGCGGCTCCGACGGCTACTCCGGCAACAACTGGACCGCCGAGTACCAGGGCACGTCGTTCCAGGACGCGCGCCGCACCTCGGGCAACACCAACGACCTCAACGGCAAGATCCTGCGCATCCACCCGGAGCCGGACGGCACCTACACGATCCCGCAGGGCAACCTCTTCACCGGCGCCGAGGAGGGCGGCGGCAAGACCCGGCCGGAGATCTACGTGATGGGCGTGCGCAACATCGCCCGCCTTGCCGTGGACCGGCAGCACGACTGGCTCACCGCGGGCTGGGTCGGCCCCGACGCCGGCGCGCCGAACCCCGAACTGGGGCCGGCCAAGTACGAGACGGCCACCGTCCTCACCTCGGCGGGCAACCAGGGCTGGCCGTACTGCATGGGCAACCGACAGCCCTACCGCGACCGAAGCAACACCGACGCCAGCGTGCTCACCGGCTGGTACGACTGCGACAACCTGAAGAACACCTCGCCGCGCAACACCGGCCTGGTGGACATCCCGCCCGCGCGGGACAACGCGATCTGGTACTCGCCCCAGGGCGGCGGGCCGGTCTACCCGGCGCGCGCGGACGGCAGCGGAGTTCCGTCCTATGTGGAGTCCGAGGCGACCTACACCGAGCCCTACCTCAAGGGCGGCGGGCAGGCCGTGATGTCCGGTCCGACCTACCACCGCGCCGAGGTGAACACCGCCAGCGGCGTCGCCTGGCCGGCGTACTGGGAGGACAAGTGGCTCATCGGTGACGAGTCCAACGGCAACAACCGGATCGCGGTGACGCTGGACCCGGCGCGCGTGCCTGCGCAGGGTGCGCCCGCGTTCGCCGAGGACCTGCGTCAGATCATCAAGGGCGGCGGTGGCGACACCGGCCTGCAGAGCTGGATGGACGCCAAGTTCGGTCCGGACGGCGCGCTGTACCTGCTGGACTACGCGGGCGGGTTCTTCAGCCTCGACCCGAACCAGAAGCTGCTGCGCATCACCTACCACGGCGGCGCGGCGACCCCGGCTCCGGAGTCGGCGACCGTCGGGGCCACCACCCAGGCCGGCCCGATGACGATGGCGTTCAACAGCGCCAAGGCCGGTGGCGTCGCGTGGCGCTGGGACTTCGGGGACGGCACCACCTCCACCGAGGCCAACCCCCAGCACACCTACCTGCGCGGCGGCACCTACTACGCGACCCTGGAGGTCACCTACGCCGACGGGACGAAGGCCACCGCGAACCTGCCGGTGACCGTCAGCTGCCCGGCGCCGGACGCCCGGCAGAAGGTGTGGATCCTGGACAGCGAAACCGCGGTGCCCAACCGCAACATCGGCCTCGGCTGCACGATCAACGACCTGGTCGACGACGAGCGGCCGTGGGCGAGCCACGACGCGTTCACCACGTACGCGACCGACGTGGCCACGAAGCTGCGCGGCTTCGGGCTGCTGTCCGACAAGGAGGCCAGCCAGCTGATCCGGGCCGCCTCTGCGTCCCAGGTGGGCCGGTCCACCGCCTACGAATGGCTCTTCGACGGCACCTCGATGAACGGCTGGAGCCAGGCGCCGGACGGCCGGTTCGACCTGCAACCGGACGGCACCCTGCACAGCGCCGGTGGGATGGGCATGCTGTGGTACTCCGGCAAGGCGTTCGGCGACTTCTCGGTGCGGCTGCAGTTCCGTGACGTGGCGCCGGCCGGTGACCGCGCCAACAGCGGCGTGTTCACCCGGTTCCCCGACGTGCGGACCCCGCTAGAGCAACGCCCGCCGGGCAGCTGCGGCACGGTCGGCTCGGCGCGGACGTCGCAGGCGTGGGTCGCGATCTACTGTGGACAGGAGATCCAGATCAACGACAACACCGCGGGTGACGCGCAGAAGACCGGTTCGGTCTACAACTTCTCCCAGGTGGGACTGGACCGGGCGATGCCGACGCCGAAGGGCGTGTGGAACGACTACGAGGTGCGGGTGACCGGCCAGCACTACACGATCATCCGCAACGGCGTGGTGATCAACGAGTTCGACAACACGCCGGGCAAGCAGTCCTCGCGCGCCGGTGACCCGCCGACCGATCTGCGGCAGTTCTTCAGCGGGTTCATCGGGCTGCAGAACCACAGCGACCGCGACGTGATCGAGTTCCGCAACATCCGGGTGCGGCAGCTCTAG
- a CDS encoding response regulator transcription factor translates to MTATLDQPLRVLTGEELAVLALLADGLPIDAVARRLNLSKRTVQRRIRRICDRLDVHAPIQAVVWAARHKLI, encoded by the coding sequence GTGACCGCGACGCTCGACCAACCCCTCAGAGTCCTCACCGGCGAGGAGCTGGCCGTCCTCGCCCTGCTCGCCGACGGCCTGCCGATCGACGCGGTCGCGCGGCGGCTCAACCTGTCCAAACGCACGGTGCAGCGCCGGATCCGGCGGATCTGCGACCGGCTGGACGTGCACGCCCCGATCCAGGCCGTGGTCTGGGCCGCGCGGCACAAGCTCATCTGA
- a CDS encoding ATP-binding cassette domain-containing protein — protein MLDWPAEPVPARHLSGGTRQKLNLVLAGLGDPDVLLLDEPYQGFDRGTYLDFWEQAWRWRDAGKAVVVVTHLLNQADRVEQVLDLTGRDR, from the coding sequence GTGCTGGACTGGCCTGCCGAGCCGGTGCCGGCGCGGCACCTGTCCGGCGGGACGCGGCAGAAGCTGAACCTGGTGCTGGCCGGGCTGGGCGATCCGGACGTGCTGCTGCTGGACGAGCCGTACCAGGGGTTCGACCGCGGGACCTACCTCGACTTCTGGGAGCAGGCGTGGCGGTGGCGTGACGCCGGGAAGGCGGTCGTCGTGGTCACGCACCTGCTCAACCAGGCCGACCGGGTCGAGCAGGTGCTCGACCTGACCGGGAGGGACCGATGA
- a CDS encoding PadR family transcriptional regulator: MDQERRAQWLRGVLDPCVLALVERRESYGYELAQALDAAGLGPIQGGTLYPVLLRLQRTGLLTASWREGSAGPARKYYRLTATGAEKLRLTRADWREFTAGVAAVLGEGTTR, from the coding sequence GTGGATCAGGAGCGGCGGGCCCAGTGGTTGCGCGGCGTGCTGGACCCGTGCGTGCTGGCGCTGGTCGAGCGGCGCGAGTCCTACGGGTACGAGCTGGCGCAGGCGCTGGACGCGGCCGGGCTCGGCCCGATCCAGGGCGGCACGCTGTACCCGGTGCTGCTGCGGTTGCAGCGGACCGGGCTGCTCACCGCGAGCTGGCGGGAGGGTTCGGCCGGACCGGCGCGCAAGTACTACCGGCTCACCGCCACCGGCGCCGAGAAGCTGCGCCTGACCAGGGCCGACTGGCGCGAGTTCACCGCCGGCGTCGCCGCGGTGCTGGGGGAAGGAACGACGCGATGA
- a CDS encoding PAS domain-containing protein, with product MSDRVDFEAVFRAGATPSALLSRDFVIVAVNDAYEKVSGRPRAELVGHDVFEAFPDDAEAARALRVSLDRVLATAERNVMALLKFDVAVRGRRDEVEHRFWSPVNVPVLDDDGSVRMILHRVEEVTEVLRELGLPRQDAAEMQAGQAEVYARSKELERTNQRLAAATDITTAMLADAPPDVVLRLIAFRAKEIAGATSGCVLLREGDGFDVAAEAGDAAMDPAALAAEVRRTGRPGVRVTGDGVAVAVPLRHEEEVRGVLVVTNPPGRSGLGSSAILPLEPFATQAELALELGDRRRDTARLLLLADRDRIARDLHRSVVSRLFQLGLELSSAAELIIRAEPARRVRGVVVALDGVVQDLHTAVFRTGGVRPDGRTFRERLQDLIDHAAESQGFATTFRIDPRLDGVLGEPAEQHLIAVLSEVLIGEVRDRTAQVSVSVGVQPDRVVGAVTVRGLVLPAGITELGLTALARRAEQLGGSLTFEAGHGERHFTWQMPLAGDHG from the coding sequence ATGTCGGACCGTGTCGATTTCGAGGCGGTGTTCCGCGCGGGCGCGACGCCGAGTGCGTTGCTGTCCAGGGACTTCGTGATCGTCGCGGTCAACGACGCGTACGAGAAGGTGTCCGGGCGCCCGCGTGCCGAGCTCGTCGGACACGACGTGTTCGAGGCGTTCCCGGACGACGCGGAGGCCGCCCGCGCGCTGCGCGTCTCGCTGGACCGCGTGCTGGCGACCGCCGAGCGGAACGTGATGGCGCTGCTCAAGTTCGACGTGGCCGTGCGGGGCCGCCGGGACGAGGTCGAGCACCGGTTCTGGAGCCCGGTCAACGTGCCGGTCCTGGACGACGACGGCAGCGTCCGGATGATCCTGCACCGCGTCGAGGAGGTCACCGAGGTCCTCCGCGAACTGGGCCTGCCGCGGCAGGACGCGGCCGAGATGCAGGCCGGGCAGGCGGAGGTTTACGCCCGCAGCAAGGAACTGGAGCGCACCAACCAGCGCCTGGCCGCCGCCACGGACATCACCACGGCGATGCTCGCCGACGCGCCACCCGACGTGGTGCTGCGGTTGATCGCGTTCCGGGCCAAGGAGATCGCCGGCGCCACGAGCGGGTGCGTGCTCCTGCGCGAAGGCGACGGGTTCGACGTCGCCGCGGAAGCCGGGGACGCCGCCATGGACCCGGCCGCGCTGGCCGCGGAGGTCCGCCGGACCGGCAGGCCCGGGGTGCGGGTGACCGGCGACGGCGTCGCGGTGGCCGTGCCGCTGCGCCACGAGGAGGAGGTCCGCGGCGTCCTGGTCGTCACGAACCCGCCGGGCCGGAGCGGGCTGGGCAGTTCGGCCATCCTGCCGCTGGAGCCGTTCGCCACGCAGGCCGAGCTGGCGCTGGAACTGGGCGACCGGCGGCGCGACACCGCCCGCCTGCTGTTGCTGGCGGACCGCGACCGGATCGCCCGCGACCTGCACCGGTCGGTGGTGAGCCGGTTGTTCCAGCTCGGGCTGGAGCTGAGCTCCGCGGCCGAGCTGATCATCCGGGCGGAGCCGGCGCGGCGCGTGCGCGGCGTGGTCGTCGCGCTGGACGGCGTGGTGCAGGACCTGCACACCGCGGTGTTCCGCACCGGCGGAGTGCGCCCGGACGGCCGGACCTTCCGCGAGCGGCTGCAGGACCTCATCGACCACGCCGCCGAGTCGCAGGGGTTCGCGACCACCTTCCGGATCGATCCCCGCCTCGACGGCGTGCTCGGCGAGCCGGCCGAACAGCACCTGATCGCCGTCCTGTCCGAGGTGCTGATCGGCGAGGTGCGGGACCGGACGGCGCAGGTGTCGGTGTCGGTGGGCGTCCAGCCGGACCGCGTGGTCGGCGCGGTGACGGTCCGCGGGCTCGTGCTGCCGGCAGGCATCACCGAACTGGGCCTGACCGCACTGGCCCGGCGTGCGGAGCAGCTCGGCGGTTCCCTGACGTTCGAGGCCGGTCACGGGGAACGGCACTTCACCTGGCAGATGCCGCTCGCGGGGGATCATGGCTGA
- a CDS encoding MSMEG_1061 family FMN-dependent PPOX-type flavoprotein: MTAWRPEDAEVVTSEAELREVISPPAPVIAAKGLAGIDELSRKFIDAATLYFVATTAPDGSLDLSPRGDPAGSVLVFDDNRALAFADRPGNRRLDTMRNLLRHPRVGMLFVVPGKEDVLRVNGRATIVRSAPFFGELAEGGVKPALAVVVEVEELFVHCANAFRRSGVWDPATWPDQADLPTGGQLLKNQLETAKLKGW, translated from the coding sequence ATGACCGCCTGGCGCCCCGAGGACGCCGAAGTCGTCACCAGCGAGGCCGAACTGCGCGAGGTGATCAGCCCGCCCGCGCCGGTGATCGCCGCCAAGGGCCTGGCCGGGATCGACGAGCTGAGCCGGAAGTTCATCGACGCCGCCACGCTGTACTTCGTCGCGACGACCGCGCCCGACGGCAGCCTCGACCTGTCCCCGCGCGGCGACCCGGCAGGCAGCGTCCTCGTCTTCGACGACAACCGCGCGCTGGCCTTCGCCGACCGCCCCGGCAACCGGCGGCTGGACACGATGCGGAACCTGCTGCGGCACCCGCGGGTGGGGATGCTGTTCGTGGTGCCCGGCAAGGAAGACGTGCTGCGGGTCAACGGCCGCGCCACGATCGTGCGCTCGGCCCCGTTCTTCGGCGAGCTCGCCGAGGGCGGGGTGAAACCGGCGCTGGCCGTGGTGGTCGAGGTCGAGGAGCTGTTCGTGCACTGCGCCAACGCCTTCCGCCGCTCGGGCGTGTGGGACCCGGCGACCTGGCCGGACCAGGCGGACCTGCCCACCGGCGGTCAGCTGCTGAAGAACCAGCTGGAGACGGCGAAGCTCAAGGGCTGGTGA
- a CDS encoding FecCD family ABC transporter permease, whose protein sequence is MTSVVEVHRRTARRTAAVTAVLAVAVLAVFLLALSIGDFPIALPDVVRTLFGGGTVRDDYIVLRLRLPRALAGLLVGFAFGLSGALFQRLLRNPLASPDVIGVTAGSSLAAVLCLITLGVSGLVVPAAALTGGLATSVLIYALAWRRGVTGHRLVLVGIGVAALAASAMSYLLTRADVRIAAQALVWITGSFNRVAWGEVRMAAVFLVVLVPAALLLGRTLTVLELGDDAAKGLGLRVDRVRLALLALAAALCGVATSVGGPIAFVAFLSGPIATRVLRTGRPGLVPSALVGALVTLLADFAAQHLLSGAHQLPVGVVTGAVGAPYLLYLLATANRGARS, encoded by the coding sequence ATGACCAGCGTCGTCGAGGTCCACCGCCGCACGGCGCGGCGCACCGCGGCCGTCACCGCCGTGCTGGCCGTGGCGGTGCTCGCGGTCTTCCTGCTCGCACTGTCCATCGGGGACTTCCCGATCGCCCTGCCCGACGTGGTGCGCACGCTCTTCGGCGGCGGCACCGTGCGGGACGACTACATCGTGTTGCGGCTGCGCCTGCCGCGCGCGCTCGCCGGCCTGCTGGTCGGGTTCGCGTTCGGCCTGTCCGGCGCTCTGTTCCAGCGGCTGCTGCGCAACCCGCTCGCCAGCCCGGACGTCATCGGCGTGACCGCGGGCTCGTCGCTGGCCGCGGTGCTGTGCCTGATCACCCTCGGCGTGTCCGGGCTGGTCGTGCCCGCGGCCGCGCTCACCGGCGGTCTCGCCACGTCGGTCCTGATCTACGCGCTGGCCTGGCGGCGCGGGGTCACGGGGCACCGGCTCGTGCTGGTCGGCATCGGGGTCGCCGCGCTGGCCGCGAGCGCCATGTCCTACCTGCTGACCCGCGCGGACGTGCGGATCGCCGCGCAGGCCCTGGTGTGGATCACCGGCAGTTTCAACCGCGTCGCCTGGGGCGAGGTCCGGATGGCCGCGGTGTTCCTGGTCGTGCTCGTGCCGGCCGCGTTGCTGCTCGGCCGCACGCTGACGGTGCTGGAGCTCGGCGACGACGCCGCCAAGGGGCTGGGCCTGCGGGTGGACCGGGTGCGGCTCGCGCTGCTGGCGCTCGCGGCCGCGTTGTGCGGGGTGGCGACGTCGGTCGGCGGGCCGATCGCGTTCGTGGCGTTCCTGTCCGGGCCGATCGCGACCCGCGTCCTGCGCACCGGCCGTCCCGGGCTGGTCCCGTCCGCGCTGGTCGGCGCGCTGGTCACGCTCCTCGCGGACTTCGCCGCGCAGCACCTGCTCAGCGGCGCCCACCAGCTGCCGGTGGGGGTCGTCACCGGGGCCGTCGGCGCGCCCTACCTGCTGTACCTGCTGGCCACCGCGAACCGAGGAGCACGTTCATGA
- a CDS encoding FecCD family ABC transporter permease, producing the protein MLRETTTALPQRRRAPLGLGLILGLVALGLAVVASMAVGAKGLPPSAVADALLHHDPANPDHVIVWEVRIPRTLIGVLAGAALGLAGAIIQGVTRNPLADPGILGVNAGASLCIVAAISLAGIQSMTGYVWFAFLGAGLAAVLVYGIGSLGRDRATPLKIALTGAACEAAFRSLTTGILVTDNATYEQFRFWQVGALAGRDSSVVTQALPFLVAGFVLALASARALNGLAMGDDVARGLGVHVGAGRALCALAVVVLCGTATAMAGPIAFVGLMVPHAARLITGPDHRWLLPYSMVLAPLVLLAADIVGRVLAQPGELQVGIVTAAIGAPVFIALVRRKRVRG; encoded by the coding sequence GTGCTCCGCGAAACCACGACCGCACTCCCCCAGCGCCGCCGGGCCCCGCTCGGCCTCGGCCTGATCCTCGGGCTGGTGGCGCTGGGGCTGGCCGTGGTGGCCAGCATGGCGGTAGGGGCCAAGGGGCTCCCGCCGTCGGCCGTCGCCGACGCCCTGCTGCACCACGACCCCGCGAACCCGGACCACGTGATCGTGTGGGAGGTCCGCATCCCGCGCACCCTGATCGGAGTGCTCGCGGGCGCCGCGCTCGGCCTGGCCGGGGCGATCATCCAGGGCGTGACGCGGAACCCGCTCGCCGATCCCGGCATCCTCGGCGTCAACGCGGGCGCATCGTTGTGCATCGTCGCCGCCATCAGCCTGGCCGGGATCCAGTCGATGACCGGTTACGTCTGGTTCGCGTTCCTCGGCGCGGGGCTCGCGGCGGTCCTGGTGTACGGGATCGGCTCGCTCGGCCGGGACCGCGCGACCCCGTTGAAGATCGCGCTCACCGGCGCCGCGTGCGAGGCCGCGTTCCGGTCGCTGACCACCGGCATCCTGGTCACCGACAACGCCACCTACGAGCAGTTCCGGTTCTGGCAGGTGGGCGCGCTGGCCGGCCGCGATTCGTCGGTCGTGACGCAGGCCCTGCCGTTCCTGGTCGCAGGTTTCGTGCTGGCGCTGGCCTCCGCGCGAGCCCTCAACGGGCTGGCGATGGGCGACGACGTGGCCCGCGGGCTCGGGGTGCACGTCGGCGCCGGCCGGGCGTTGTGCGCGCTGGCCGTGGTGGTCCTGTGCGGCACCGCGACCGCGATGGCAGGCCCGATCGCCTTCGTCGGCCTGATGGTGCCGCACGCCGCGCGGCTGATCACCGGCCCGGACCACCGGTGGCTGCTGCCGTACTCGATGGTGCTGGCGCCGCTGGTCCTGCTGGCCGCCGACATCGTCGGCCGGGTGCTCGCGCAGCCCGGCGAGCTGCAGGTCGGCATCGTGACGGCGGCGATCGGCGCGCCGGTGTTCATCGCGCTGGTGCGGCGGAAGCGGGTGCGTGGATGA